TTCCTAACTCAAATGACGTGCCAAATGTGACTTTTTAAAGGTATCGGGCTCTAAGATACATGAATATTGATCATTTCACTGTTAACCAACCCGTAATTTTCATCTCCCTGTGGCTGGGACTCTCACGTTAATTTTACCAGGCATACTGAGGAATAAGAAACTAGACTAAGACCGGCACAGCATCCCAAGACCAGTGCCTTTTACTGGTGCAGTGAACAAAGGTGCTGACCTAGATGGACATTTCACGAAAAGCGTTTGTTCCTGTATTTCTAGGGATTTATGACAGAATTTGGTAAATAAGAAAATCATTCTCTCTTTTTGGTAGTCTTCCCTGTCTTACAGTTTATGGGGCAAATATCCACTTTCACTTCCTTGTTCAGTTTCTATTCCTCATTTCAGTCCCCACCTAACAGCAGGAACACTAACTTTCACAAGCACGTCCATTTAAATGCGAGCCCTACTGGACGACTTAACATAGCAATGCCAAGAATGTGAAGGACGGGAGGAACAAAGGAAGTCAACGCTATTGAGGAGAAACAAAATCCTCTGGTCTCCACTGCTAAATGCAGAGGCCAAGCTGAAGCTGCATCATAGGAGGAGCCTTGAATGAAGTCGTGTCCAAGCAATTTGTGTGACCTGCTCCACTTAACCAAGGGCTGTGATGAGGATACTGAACATACTCACTGCGCAACACAGCTACCCTGCGGACTGGGAGTCAGGAGATTTGGGTCCCAGTTTCTGATTTGCACAAAAATTCTAAGGAGCAAGTCGCCTTGCCGCTCTTGGCTCCATCTTTTAATGGAAATAACATCACCTACCCAGCTGTATTATTTTGgaatcagtgagaaaaaaaagttgCAGGAGAGCTCTGCAAATGGCAAAGGGTTACCAGGGTGGGGGAAGTGTGCAGGGGCCTGGGGCTACTGGAGTGCAAAGGAAAGAAGCAGAGGCCAGAGTCAGGGAGCAGGTCGCCCGGACGGGTCCAAGAGGCCAGGGGACGGGATAACAGAATTCCTTGCCTGGTACAGTTTTATGTGCTGCTCGTGAGGGAAGTGCAGGGTCGACACAAACAGGTGGACAAAGTCGCTCTTGAGACCTTTTGGGTGAAGATTTTCAGCCGCAATTTGGCTGACAAAATTCTTGCCCGTGCCAGCCCAGCCATGTAAGGAAAGAGTCAGTGGTTTCTTGGGATTTTTGTTGTTCCTGAAGCCAGTCAGCGCCTTGAGAATCACCTCTGTGGCCAGATGCTGCCCAAAGAGCTTCTCCTCCAAATTCAGCTTGAGGGCTGCAGGAGCCAGCCcgggaacagagagaaaaatacacattaaacGTGCACCAGAAAAGCAGCACTCTCCCCAGCTGGCCAAAGTGAGAGGCACAGGTTAGCAAGTGGTCCAGCAGGGTCTCTGCCAAACCCCAGGGTTAGCGCTGAGGCAGAACCACACGGGCTGCAGTCACACGACGCCACTTCCAAGGAAATGGACTAGAGAAGGAAGCTAAATGTGTTCGTTCATCCAAGGATTGGCCCTCTCTTGACTGAGCTGCTTGCTATTTCCCCAGCCCCCCCTCCGGCTTGTAAGAAAACCAAGGGCCAAATGTGGGCTTTCTGGGCAGACGCTGCACATCTGAAACCTACTTAACAGGGGTGACGTGGCGCCGAAGGGCTGCTGCTTTCAGTTTCTTCTTACTGTCATCCCAAGGAATCCAAACTTTTAGAAAGGAACTTGGGCAGAGCCCCACGATCCGGAGAATCTGTCTCCGAAGACACGGCTTCCGAGGCTGGAGTCCGGGCCGAGGGcccacccctcctccttcccaccccacctcagGGTAAGCGCGGGGTGCCGGGCGCTGACGCCCGCGGGGGGCTGTCCCCCGCGCCCCTCGATCCCCTCCGGGGCAGACCCGCCGTACCCGACGCGTTGAGCGGCTGCTCTTCTCGGCAGCACTCGGCGAAGCGGCAGTACAGGTCCGTGTACGACAGGTAGCCGGTGAGGGCCGACGCGGCCCCGATGGCGATGCCCAAGCTGATAGGCTCGAACGCCGCCGCCACGTGGGCCGCCAGCAGCAGCCGCAGCGCCGCGGCGACCCAGAGCAGCCCAGCCGGATGCATCGCCCAGCTCGCAGCCAGCCACGGCCGCTGCGAGGGCCGCCCGGGCGGCCGAGCGTGGGGACGGACTTCCGGTCCGTGCGTCACCTCCGCCCCGCAGGCCCCCCCCACCGTGGGAAGGCCCTGTTGGCGAGGGGCGTGGCTCTGCGCCACCATCTTTGTGAGAGCCACGGGAAGGGGTAGTGACTCTCTCAGCTTCAAGTGAAACGCACGGCTAGATTTTACggtttctttttcttaagagCTTCTCAGATCCTTCACACTTTGCTTTGTCATCCCTCCTTTCACTTCCCCTGGAGCTATCGTGAGCGTTTCTCAAGTCTCCCCATCCTGCCTGCCTTCCTGAAACAGTTGCGGAGTGCTCTGGGTGcctggccccaggctgagcacTGGGGCTACACCAAGGCAGACGTGCCCTGGTGTGCACAGTCTAACCCAGAAGCGCGTTCTTTCATTGAGCATGCTACAAGGCAGGCCCCTTGCTGGATGCTGGGAGACAGCAGGGAAGGAGATGGGGTTGCCCGCCCCCGCCTTGAGCTTCTAGGCTCTGGGGGAGGCAGTCAGTGGGCAAGGGCCAATAGTGAG
The window above is part of the Eubalaena glacialis isolate mEubGla1 chromosome 9, mEubGla1.1.hap2.+ XY, whole genome shotgun sequence genome. Proteins encoded here:
- the TOR1B gene encoding torsin-1B isoform X2, whose protein sequence is MHPAGLLWVAAALRLLLAAHVAAAFEPISLGIAIGAASALTGYLSYTDLYCRFAECCREEQPLNASALKLNLEEKLFGQHLATEVILKALTGFRNNKNPKKPLTLSLHGWAGTGKNFVSQIAAENLHPKGLKSDFVHLFVSTLHFPHEQHIKLYQDQLQRWIRGNVSACASSVFIFDEMDKLHPGVIDAIKPFLDYYEQIDGVSYRKAIFIFLSNAGGDLITKTALDFWRAGRKREDIQLKDLEPVLSVGVFNNKHMLCTQLALNKHLTARMRWSPWPRERSTRSAE